The following coding sequences are from one Trypanosoma brucei gambiense DAL972 chromosome 2, complete sequence window:
- a CDS encoding protein kinase, putative, with the protein MAELLRKKIEALKSRKAAAEEPVVTPQSSSTTAALAPSSSLPSSSTTVTAAAPAQVKSTCSVPLANLPPAFVSPYTAVVKYRDTVKDPLCAQFTTSVAVELFKTFIQQRHRGNVSVHAQKRARSEDFGATERPVRSKGDNDSAKNEEEVQQQREEGYQHQHHNNSSGEGESLSGVGSGGDGINKNIVHFTHPPLCTVVSYFLPYLEARCFTHSDVKDREGKTTWASEAPDVPSLLQGYATSLHKNVKSSVKAIRVSGKTRPPCRSVNEYVPVGQIAHGVYGVVYRATEANGSSSSGGGRGRKFALKQVKQRWLEESEVGFPPYLLREFDLLLRLRHPNIVCGREVVLLDKKSNSSKASKQQEVKPATGTTGREVSNEVGRHNHRTDNVQKTKEEPTASGNDDGLPSSCNQGGDKKEEEPPQIKTKLSADKMKDVYLVMEYCPYDLKAFIYHRKGVAALLHLSSANKHPDAPRCFLSRVKCVMQQLFTGVAFLHDHRILHRDIKTSNILISSTGEVKLCDFGLGRHYREGQELTANVVTLMYRAPELHFGITDYSYKMDMWSLGCIMAEIFLKEPLFRAEEESRHFAVICDVIGIPTEETFSGLYKMHEVTRLMRSLKRYNRENTLQQIFSRSNHSGAATLPPSGMDLLNRILRWNPIDRLSAREALEHKFFHEDPLPCMPEELLAPLPTTVAEEQMVGVPSQREGGAAVVAGKSSSETNCAIPQALESCEGGDNEETCGFGETVRSNAESPTADVLRARASNIDEEVEVEVRRR; encoded by the coding sequence ATGGCTGAGTtgttaagaaagaaaattgagGCTTTGAAGTCGCGGAAAGCCGCAGCGGAAGAGCCCGTTGTGACACCACAGTCATCATCGACCACTGCGGCACTTGCGCCCTCTTCTTCATTGCCCTCTTCGTCAACTACCGTTACAGCCGCAGCTCCCGCACAAGTTAAGTCCACTTGCTCCGTCCCACTGGCTAATCTACCCCCAgcctttgtttccccttaTACGGCTGTCGTGAAGTATAGAGACACCGTGAAGGACCCACTTTGTGCGCAGTTCACCACAAGTGTTGCCGTAGAATTGTTTAAGACCTTCATTCAGCAACGGCACCGCGGAAATGTCAGCGTGCATGCGCAGAAAAGGGCCCGCTCAGAGGATTTTGGAGCAACTGAAAGGCCAGTACGGTCGAAGGGAGACAATGACAGTGCAAAGAACGAAGAGGAAGTGCAACAGCAGCGAGAGGAAGGGTATCAACACCAGCATCACAACAACTCTTCCGGTGAGGGCGAGTCACTGAGTGGGGTTGGCAGCGGCGGCGACGGGATTAATAAGAATATTGTTCATTTTACGCATCCACCACTATGTACGGTAGTCTCTTACTTCCTACCCTATCTTGAAGCAAGGTGTTTCACTCATAGTGACGTGAAAGACAGGGAAGGGAAGACAACCTGGGCTTCTGAAGCACCGGATGTTCCCTCACTGTTGCAGGGCTATGCCACTAGCCTGCATAAAAACGTAAAGAGTAGTGTGAAGGCCATTCGGGTGTCTGGCAAGACGCGGCCTCCGTGCCGCTCTGTGAATGAATATGTTCCCGTGGGTCAAATTGCGCACGGGGTGTATGGTGTAGTGTACCGTGCCACCGAGGCAAACGGTTCTTCTTCGAGCGGAGGTGGCCGTGGAAGAAAGTTTGCTCTCAAGCAGGTAAAACAACGATGGCTCGAGGAGTCAGAGGTTGGGTTTCCGCCGTATCTGCTGCGGGAGTTTGACCTGCTGCTTCGATTGCGGCATCCAAATATTGTGTGCGGCAGGGAAGTTGTTCTTTTGGATAAAAAGAGCAATTCCTCAAAAGCGTCGAAGCAGCAAGAGGTAAAACCAGCAACGGGTACAACTGGCAGAGAGGTCAGCAACGAGGTCGGCCGTCACAATCACCGTACTGATAATGTGCAAAAGACGAAGGAAGAACCGACGGCGTCGGGCAACGACGACGGCCTTCCCTCGTCATGCAATCAGGGTGGGGataagaaagaagaagaaccgCCGCAAATCAAGACAAAGCTCTCAGCTGATAAAATGAAAGATGTGTATCTCGTTATGGAGTACTGTCCGTACGACCTGAAGGCTTTTATTTACCATCGCAAGGGCGTCGCTGCCCTTCTGCACCTTAGTTCTGCGAACAAACATCCAGACGCACCGAGGTGTTTCCTCTCACGCGTCAAGTGTGTCATGCAGCAGCTGTTCACCGGTGTCGCCTTTTTGCATGACCATCGTATATTGCATCGCGACATTAAAACCTCCAACATTCTCATTAGCTCCACGGGTGAGGTGAAGTTATGTGACTTCGGCCTGGGGCGTCACTATCGCGAGGGACAGGAACTCACGGCGAATGTGGTCACGCTCATGTACCGAGCTCCTGAGCTTCACTTTGGCATTACCGACTATTCGTATAAGATGGACATGTGGTCTCTCGGTTGCATCATGGCCGAAATTTTTCTCAAGGAACCTTTGTTCCGTGCAGAGGAAGAAAGCCGTCACTTCGCCGTAATATGCGATGTTATTGGGATCCCGACGGAGGAAACGTTTAGTGGGCTGTACAAAATGCACGAGGTGACGCGTCTGATGCGGTCACTGAAGCGGTACAATCGTGAGAATACACTGCAGCAAATTTTTTCTCGTTCAAACCATAGTGGAGCAGCAACGCTTCCACCCAGTGGAATGGACCTATTGAACCGCATTTTGCGATGGAACCCAATTGACCGACTCTCAGCACGTGAGGCGCTTGAGCACAAATTCTTTCACGAGGATCCCCTTCCGTGCATGCCGGAGGAGCTGCTGGCGCCTTTACCGACCACTGTTGCGGAAGAACAAATGGTCGG
- a CDS encoding small nuclear ribonucleoprotein SmD1, putative, with translation MGHQNMLHNINRTLRVTLVDGREMTGKMLLFDKFMNVVLADTVETRKETKKMKDAGISPQRKLGMILLRGEYVVAVSVLKDNVSEDKAQPANFESATREKLAGAKRKRD, from the coding sequence ATGGGCCACCAAAATATGCTTCACAACATCAACCGCACGCTGCGGGTAACACTTGTGGACGGCAGAGAGATGACGGGGAAGATGCTCCTCTTTGATAAGTTCATGAATGTTGTGTTGGCTGACACGGTGGAGACTCGtaaagagacaaaaaagatgaaagatgCAGGTATCAGCCCACAACGTAAATTAGGCATGATTTTACTACGTGGTGAATATGTTGTGGCTGTCTCCGTTCTGAAGGATAACGTCAGCGAAGATAAGGCACAACCAGCAAACTTTGAGAGCGCAACTCGGGAGAAGTTAGCTGGAGCCAAGCGGAAACGCGATTGA
- a CDS encoding FtsJ cell division protein, putative, whose translation MGTKSKKKAKTRLDAYYRLAKDQGFRARSAFKLVQLNRKYDFLSKCRVLVDLCAAPGSWCQVAAKHMPVGSKIVGVDLVPIAPIRGVKTFVGDITEEKTKKIIMTYLKREPVDCVIHDGAPNVGGVWSRDLFEQNSLVLHAAKLASKLLRPGGWFVTKVFRSQDFHKLMWVMKQLFDKVEATKPLASRMESAEIFVTCAGYKAPKQLDPAMFNPQKVFSDVEEEKILTPSGALVVPRSNVPAGYEEFATVQQHVASFSEFMSSSDPKAFLRSHHELRFTTPEEKAFLKSKHSKKELVYLCGDLQQVGDADLRRLVRWREQLLREQARELKQRAASDANAGDIAEEDEEEEKDDDKFDFDSAEGVAKIARELLELRKKQSKEMKKKQKKIVDRKLKQIKGLINYDPNTSAEHMTDADGFTHDADGVEGSDVGEEDSSEDGEDDEGFTVGKLAAVDEADVANILDKHWEEPDERLNDPLNPVMNANLNLEKDWDVGSDVKEGGDDEQYDGSGRLVRSIQLVEGEEDGVDVDNYGNYIPAKRSARVALYEEGLNKPGAEEDESEGEDEGEDDATRHKRERHQTTLDAAGKQSKWLRHHVNIEKVLRDTFPMPRSDSGNRRKKSKRLEEDRVEMSAPGPLRDDTAGSSTSTRKKMRFDARVDDDDDDMNSVSDLSDGRFSDDRSDLEVNVGRVDSRRKRAIVPDIGKLTTQELVRQQRKQTLKENAEKRRQRGNGGNSKDTEFEEVPVALTDPEVRARTLAIATKMLDPRGRREILDASINRYTFNDDEDLPDWFLKDEQRNCRVVLPVTAEEVEAQRARFREMNARPGKKVMEAVQRKRRRAQRMLRGLIERGKVDPRTREKANNLSVRKLMRSQAVKGNGGRRKNGPLDRKKMGELRRDKQRAKRRK comes from the coding sequence ATGGGTACCAAATCTAAAAAGAAGGCTAAGACCCGCCTTGACGCGTATTACCGCCTCGCCAAGGATCAGGGTTTCCGTGCGCGTTCCGCCTTCAAACTTGTGCAACTGAACCGCAAGTATGATTTCCTTTCAAAATGTCGCGTACTCGTTGATCTCTGCGCGGCTCCGGGTAGCTGGTGCCAAGTAGCAGCAAAACATATGCCCGTTGGTTCAAAGATAGTCGGTGTGGATTTAGTACCCATTGCACCCATTCGAGGCGTGAAGACATTTGTGGGCGATATTACTGAggaaaaaacgaagaaaattatCATGACTTATCTCAAACGTGAGCCAGTGGACTGCGTTATTCACGATGGTGCCCCCAatgttggtggtgtgtggTCGCGAGATCTGTTTGAACAGAACTCGCTTGTTCTACACGCCGCGAAGTTGGCTAGCAAACTGTTACGGCCAGGTGGTTGGTTCGTCACAAAGGTGTTTCGGTCACAAGATTTCCATAAGCTCATGTGGGTGATGAAACAGTTGTTTGATAAGGTGGAGGCCACAAAGCCACTGGCCTCACGTATGGAGTCTGCTGAGATTTTCGTGACTTGTGCGGGTTACAAGGCCCCCAAGCAATTGGACCCTGCGATGTTTAATCCGCAGAAGGTATTTTCtgatgtggaggaggaaaaaatactCACCCCATCCGGGGCTCTTGTGGTGCCCAGGTCTAATGTGCCTGCAGGGTACGAGGAGTTTGCTACGGTGCAACAACACGTGGCGTCCTTTTCAGAGTTTATGAGTAGCAGTGATCCAAAGGCATTCCTTCGTTCCCACCACGAGCTGCGTTTTACCACCCCGGAGGAGAAGGCCTTTTTAAAGTCTAAACACTCCAAAAAGGAGTTGGTGTACCTCTGTGGGGACTTACAGCAGGTTGGGGATGCGGATTTGCGACGACTTGTACGCTGGCGTGAACAACTGCTGCGGGAGCAGGCCCGGGAACTTAAGCAACGCGCCGCGAGTGATGCGAATGCCGGAGACATCGCGGAGgaagacgaagaagaagagaaggacgACGATAAATTTGATTTTGACAGTGCGGAGGGCGTTGCAAAGATAGCGAGGGAGCTTCTTGAGTTACGCAAGAAGCAGTccaaggaaatgaagaagaagcagaaaaagattGTTGACAGAAAACTCAAACAGATCAAAGGTCTTATCAACTATGATCCAAATACCAGCGCAGAGCACATGACAGATGCGGATGGTTTTACGCACGATGCAGATGGAGTTGAGGGAAGTGATGTTGGTGAAGAAGACTCTAGCGAGGATGGCGAAGACGATGAGGGATTCACTGTTGGAAAGCTGGCTGCCGTAGATGAGGCAGACGTTGCTAACATACTCGACAAGCACTGGGAAGAGCCGGATGAGCGACTTAATGATCCACTCAATCCTGTTATGAACGCCAATCTTAACTTGGAGAAGGACTGGGACGTGGGAAGCGATGTGAAGGAAGGTGGCGACGATGAGCAGTATGACGGCAGTGGCCGACTCGTCCGCTCCATACAGCTTGTtgagggagaggaagatGGTGTGGATGTTGACAACTACGGCAACTACATCCCCGCTAAACGTTCGGCCCGCGTTGCATTGTACGAAGAGGGCCTTAACAAGCCTGGTGCTGAGGAAGATGAAAGTGAAGGGGAAGACGAAGGTGAAGATGATGCCACACGTCACAAGAGGGAAAGGCACCAAACTACTCTTGATGCTGCAGGTAAGCAGAGTAAGTGGTTGCGTCACCACGTCAACATCGAGAAGGTTCTCCGGGATACATTTCCCATGCCACGAAGTGATAGTGGCAACAGACGCAAGAAAAGTAAACGTCTTGAGGAGGACCGAGTGGAAATGAGCGCGCCAGGCCCCCTTCGGGATGATACCGCCGGTAGTAGCACATCCACCAGAAAGAAGATGCGCTTTGATGCCCGTGtggatgatgacgatgatgacatGAACAGTGTTTCTGACCTCTCTGATGGTCGCTTTAGTGACGACCGGAGCGATCTTGAGGTGAATGTTGGTCGTGTAGATTCACGTCGCAAGCGTGCCATTGTACCAGACATTGGCAAGCTAACCACGCAAGAGCTCGTGCGGCAGCAGCGAAAACAGACACTAAAGGAGAATGCTGAGAAGCGCCGTCAGAGGGGCAACGGTGGCAACAGCAAAGACACCGAGTTTGAGGAGGTTCCCGTCGCTCTTACAGACCCGGAGGTACGTGCCCGCACTCTTGCTATCGCCACAAAGATGCTTGACCCGCGTGGCCGTCGTGAAATCCTTGATGCATCTATCAACCGCTACACCTTCAACGACGATGAAGATCTTCCAGATTGGTTTTTGAAAGATGAGCAGCGCAACTGCCGCGTTGTACTACCTGTCACGGCGGAGGAGGTTGAGGCACAGCGTGCTCGCTTCCGCGAAATGAACGCGCGTCCGGGTAAAAAGGTGATGGAGGCCGTTCAACGTAAGCGGCGCCGTGCGCAGCGAATGCTTCGTGGTCTTATTGAGCGCGGAAAGGTGGATCCGCGTACGCGTGAAAAGGCCAATAACCTCAGCGTACGAAAGCTCATGCGATCGCAGGCGGTAAAGGGTAATGGAGGTCGACGTAAAAACGGTCCACTCGATCGCAAGAAGATGGGCGAGTTGCGGCGCGACAAACAACGTGCGAAGAGGCGTAAGTGA
- a CDS encoding branched-chain amino acid aminotransferase,putative yields the protein MTFLAKDLTIQRVANPPPLPSLQGVMFGTLFSPHMLVIDADGNGKWGKPRIVPFENLSLPPQTACLHYAIQCFEGMKAYRDSHGNIRLFRPDRNCRRLLDSTRRLCLPGFDPDELQKLIEEFVKVERDYVPSERGYSLYLRPTVIGTGSTLSAVAGSAAKLFVIASPVGPYYPSGMKPVRLHVEEERRRAWPGGVGNVKLGANYAAPMLVQREASELGFQQVLWLGAGEEVQEVGAMNFMCLWRPSANSNEVELVTAPLDGTILPGVTRDSILSLVRQWGEARVSERSFTIHELTAALREKRVLECFGCGTAAIVSPVEALSYKGELLNVPCPAPGASLTHRVLKAITDIQYGDVEHEWSRIVDTTS from the coding sequence ATGACTTTCCTCGCCAAGGACCTCACTATTCAACGCGTGGCAAATCCACCGCCACTTCCTTCACTGCAGGGAGTTATGTTTGGTACTCTTTTCAGCCCACATATGTTGGTAATTGATGCAGATGGGAATGGGAAATGGGGCAAACCACGTATTGTTCCCTTTGAGAACCTTTCATTGCCGCCGCAGACTGCTTGCTTACATTATGCCATTCAATGCTTCGAGGGCATGAAGGCGTATCGCGACAGTCACGGCAATATCCGACTCTTCCGCCCGGATCGTAACTGTCGACGGCTACTGGACAGCACACGACGCTTATGTCTCCCTGGATTTGACCCTGACGAACTGCAAAAGTTGATTGAGGAGTTTGTGAAAGTGGAACGTGATTACGTCCCAAGTGAGCGTGGTTACTCTCTATACTTGAGGCCCACTGTAATTGGGACTGGAAGCACACTCTCCGCAGTGGCAGGTTCTGCAGCGAAGTTATTCGTGATTGCTTCACCTGTTGGCCCATATTATCCCTCTGGGATGAAACCTGTGAGACTTcatgtggaggaggagcggcgCCGTGCCTGGCCTGGTGGGGTCGGCAACGTGAAGCTTGGCGCGAACTACGCTGCACCTATGCTGGTGCAGCGGGAAGCGTCTGAGCTTGGCTTTCAGCAAGTGTTATGGCTGGGCGCTGGAGAAGAAGTGCAAGAAGTGGGAGCAATGAACTTCATGTGTCTTTGGCGCCCTTCTGCAAATTCAAATGAAGTGGAACTTGTAACTGCGCCGTTGGATGGCACGATCCTCCCCGGTGTGACGCGAGATTCCATTTTGTCGCTGGTGCGGCAGTGGGGTGAGGCACGTGTATCTGAACGCTCCTTTACCATTCACGAGCTCACTGCTGCGCTACGGGAGAAACGTGTGCTTGAGTGCTTTGGCTGTGGGACGGCTGCTATTGTGTCCCCTGTGGAAGCACTGTCATATAAGGGAGAGTTGCTTAATGTTCCGTGCCCGGCTCCAGGGGCTTCGCTCACACACCGGGTTCTAAAGGCGATTACAGATATTCAATATGGTGATGTGGAACATGAGTGGTCACGCATTGTTGATACCACTTCTTAA
- a CDS encoding branched-chain amino acid aminotransferase,putative, with protein sequence MTFLAKKIFVQRVANPPPLPSLQGVMFGTLFSPHMLVIDADGNGKWGKPRIVPFENLSLPPQTACLHYAIQCFEGMKAYRDSHGNIRLFRPDRNCRRLLDSTRRLCLPGFDPDELQKLIEEFVKVERDYVPSERGYSLYLRPTVIGTGSKLSAVAGSAAKLFVIASPVGPYYPSGMKPVRLHVEEERRRAWPGGVGNVKLGANYAAPMLVQREASELGFQQVLWLGAGEEVQEVGAMNFMCLWRPSANSNEVELVTAPLDGTILPGVTRDSILSLVRQWGEARVSERSFTIHELTAALREKRVLECFGCGTAAIVSPVEALSYKGELLNVPCPAPGASLTHRVLKAITDIQYGDVEHEWSRIVGTTS encoded by the coding sequence ATGACTTTCCTCGCcaaaaaaatttttgttCAACGCGTGGCAAATCCACCGCCACTTCCTTCACTGCAGGGAGTTATGTTTGGTACTCTTTTCAGCCCACATATGTTGGTAATTGATGCAGATGGGAATGGGAAATGGGGCAAACCACGTATTGTTCCCTTTGAGAACCTTTCATTGCCGCCGCAGACTGCTTGCTTACATTATGCCATTCAATGCTTCGAGGGCATGAAGGCGTATCGCGACAGTCACGGCAATATCCGACTCTTCCGCCCGGATCGTAACTGTCGACGGCTACTGGACAGCACACGACGCTTATGTCTCCCTGGATTTGACCCTGACGAACTGCAAAAGTTGATTGAGGAGTTTGTGAAAGTGGAACGTGATTACGTCCCAAGTGAGCGTGGTTACTCTCTATACTTGAGACCCACTGTAATTGGGACTGGAAGCAAACTCTCCGCAGTGGCAGGTTCTGCAGCGAAGTTATTCGTGATTGCTTCACCTGTTGGACCATATTATCCCTCTGGGATGAAACCTGTGAGACTTcatgtggaggaggagcggcgCCGTGCCTGGCCTGGTGGGGTCGGCAACGTGAAGCTTGGCGCGAACTACGCTGCGCCTATGCTGGTGCAGCGGGAAGCGTCTGAGCTTGGCTTTCAGCAAGTGTTATGGCTGGGCGCTGGAGAAGAAGTGCAAGAAGTGGGAGCAATGAACTTCATGTGTCTTTGGCGTCCTTCTGCAAATTCAAATGAAGTGGAACTTGTAACTGCGCCGTTGGATGGCACGATCCTCCCCGGTGTGACGCGAGATTCCATTTTGTCGCTGGTGCGGCAGTGGGGTGAGGCACGTGTATCTGAACGCTCCTTTACCATTCACGAGCTCACTGCTGCGCTACGGGAGAAACGTGTGCTTGAGTGCTTTGGCTGTGGGACGGCTGCTATTGTGTCCCCTGTGGAAGCACTGTCATATAAGGGAGAGTTGCTTAATGTTCCGTGCCCGGCTCCAGGGGCTTCGCTCACACACCGGGTTCTAAAGGCGATTACAGATATTCAATATGGTGATGTGGAACATGAGTGGTCACGCATTGTTGGTACCACTTCTTAA